A window of the Rhea pennata isolate bPtePen1 chromosome 19, bPtePen1.pri, whole genome shotgun sequence genome harbors these coding sequences:
- the SRSF2 gene encoding serine/arginine-rich splicing factor 2 yields the protein MSYGRPPPDVEGMTSLKVDNLTYRTSPDTLRRVFEKYGRVGDVYIPRDRYTKESRGFAFVRFHDKRDAEDAMDAMDGAVLDGRELRVQMARYGRPPDSHHSRRGPPPRRYSSSGYGRRSRSPRRRRRSRSRSRSRSRSRSRSRYSRSKSRSRTRSRSRSTSKSRSARRSKSKSSSVSRSRSRSRSRSRSRSPPPASKRESNSRSRSKSPPKSPEEEGAVSS from the exons ATGAGCTACGGGCGCCCCCCGCCGGACGTGGAGGGCATGACGTCCCTCAAGGTGGACAACCTGACCTACCGCACCTCCCCGGACACGCTGCGGAGGGTCTTCGAGAAGTATGGCCGCGTGGGCGACGTTTACATCCCCCGGGACCGCTACACCAAGGAGAGCCGCGGCTTTGCCTTCGTCCGCTTCCACGACAAACGCGACGCTGAGGACGCCATGGACGCCATGGACGGAGCCGTGCTGGACGGCCGCGAGCTCCGCGTGCAGATGGCCCGCTACGGCCGCCCCCCCGACTCACACCACAGTCGGCggggcccgccgccgcgccgctaCAGCAGCAGCGGCTACGGCCGCCGCAGCCGCAG tcCTAGAAGACGTCGTCGCAGCCGATCTAGGAGCAGGAGCCGCTCTAGATCCCGCAGTCGGTCCCGCTACAGTCGGTCCAAGTCCAGATCTCGCACACGCTCTCGGTCTCGCTCCACCTCGAAGTCCAGGTCTGCCAGGAGATCCAAGTCAAAGTCCTCGTCTGTCTCCAGATCGCGGTCCAGGTCGAGGTCTCGGTCCAGATCTAGAAGCCCTCCCCCTGCCTCAAAGAGGGAATCTAACTCCAGATCCAGGTCGAAGAGCCCTCCCAAGTCTCCAGAAGAAGAAGGAGCTGTATCCTCTTAG